In the Sediminibacter sp. Hel_I_10 genome, one interval contains:
- the apaG gene encoding Co2+/Mg2+ efflux protein ApaG has product MVQQVTSGIKISVETSFEGTFYKNYKVHFAFGYQITIENQSKDSVQLQSRYWSILDALNNVEIVEGEGVIGKKPVIKPGESHTYSSGCLLTSPFGAMQGHYNMVNFSTTNKFKVIIPSFKLSAPFALN; this is encoded by the coding sequence ATGGTACAACAAGTTACAAGTGGCATTAAGATTTCTGTAGAAACTTCCTTTGAAGGGACCTTCTACAAAAATTACAAGGTGCATTTTGCTTTTGGTTACCAAATCACTATTGAGAACCAAAGCAAAGATTCTGTTCAATTACAATCGCGATACTGGTCTATCCTTGATGCACTAAATAATGTTGAAATTGTTGAAGGCGAAGGGGTCATCGGTAAAAAACCAGTTATTAAACCTGGCGAATCACATACGTACTCTTCAGGTTGTTTGCTTACATCTCCTTTTGGAGCGATGCAAGGCCATTACAATATGGTCAACTTTTCAACCACCAATAAATTTAAGGTCATCATCCCATCTTTCAAATTAAGCGCACCTTTTGCTTTAAACTAA